A genomic window from Aethina tumida isolate Nest 87 chromosome 4, icAetTumi1.1, whole genome shotgun sequence includes:
- the LOC109599243 gene encoding bursicon, with amino-acid sequence MLRQILDIVPQRLWQITTIFIILGNMCMDPRLSRGTLEVSGTSTTDECQVTPVIHVLQYPGCVPKPIPSFACIGRCASYIQVSGSKIWQMERSCMCCQESGEREASVSLFCPKAKPGERKFIKVTTKAPLECMCRPCTGVEESAIIPQEIAGYADEGPLSNHFLKSHQQ; translated from the exons ATGTTACGTCAAATTCTCGACATAG TTCCGCAAAGGTTATGGCAAATAACGACAATTTTCATAATCCTTGGCAACATGTGCATGGACCCCAGACTGTCGAGGGGGACCCTGGAAGTGTCAGGGACGAGCACAACTGATGAATGTCAAGTGACCCCAGTAATACACGTCCTGCAATACCCGGGTTGCGTCCCCAAACCGATTCCTAGCTTCGCGTGCATCGGAAGATGTGCCTCTTACATACAG GTCTCCGGCAGTAAAATCTGGCAAATGGAACGATCGTGCATGTGTTGTCAAGAATCTGGTGAACGAGAAGCTTCAGTCTCACTGTTTTGTCCGAAAGCCAAACCGGGAGAGAGAAAATTCATTAAG gtgACAACAAAAGCGCCTTTGGAGTGTATGTGTCGTCCTTGTACAGGAGTTGAGGAAAGTGCCATAATTCCACAAGAAATAGCTGGTTACGCTGACGAAGGGCCGTTGTCGAATCACTTTTTGAAGTCGCACCAACAATAA
- the LOC109599221 gene encoding partner of bursicon, with amino-acid sequence MAITVFHRIVFACMMFYYVCCVSDLAEETCETIPSDLHLTKEEYDELGRLQRTCNGEVAVNKCEGSCKSQVQPSVITPTGFLKECYCCRESYLRERIITLTHCYDPDGVRLTGEHNNAMDIKLREPTECKCYKCGDFSR; translated from the exons ATGGCAATAACAGTGTTCCACAGGATCGTGTTCGCCTGCATGATGTTCTATTATGTTTGTTGCGTGTCGGACTTGGCCGAGGAGACATGCGAAACGATACCCTCGGATCTGCACCTAACCAAAG AGGAGTACGACGAGCTGGGAAGACTTCAGAGGACGTGCAACGGCGAAGTGGCTGTAAATAAGTGCGAGGGCTCCTGCAAGAGCCAGGTCCAGCCTTCAGTCATCACGCCCACAGGATTTTTGAAG GAGTGTTATTGTTGTCGTGAGAGCTACCTAAGGGAGAGGATCATAACGCTGACCCACTGCTACGATCCGGACGGCGTACGTCTAACCGGCGAGCACAACAACGCGATGGACATCAAGCTGCGGGAGCCGACCGAATGCAAATGCTACAAATGCGGCGACTTCAGCCGATAA
- the LOC109599242 gene encoding zinc finger CCCH domain-containing protein 10-like, with amino-acid sequence MSDTSEDTIQGDRQSEKDESVCRDFIRGICDRKFCKFKHEHESKMLNFCHDFQNSVCPRPHCKFIHCSPEEVEDYKRTGEMSNQILAEATRKNQLPGTPPICNQFKKGLCRRNFCKFRHLTKEQEEAEIMELIQSNVQRRSQMVCNNNVNEPQLAIVNNTNGLNRRNGVNFEEYQDVGLPMAKRRFLSPQDDLEINPMDQNSVRSLGFKGYFTGNPPPPMISRADARTIMLEEENSLLHKEIAQLKRQVSDLTATNEFLLDQNAALRVSGKRNGSVNVPAAVTITNSNAAPQQQQVIRTVTASVGSVPVSLATVSTCNPVSGNTVSIAACPAVSIASPAQLLASSQQILVTTNPPSQLAIANSSQAQQLAIAQQNLANNLAQQAQPQLTSQAQQLALATTTQQLTSQAQHIANQQLALATTPQTQQIALGNNPQQLNPQLTSQAQQLALANSTQQLTSQAQQLASLANTQQLTSQAQQLAMGNTPQALAVANVSQQLALAGTNQQLLAQQNLAAAAASNQQIELHRTSQMNAINTSQTIAMSNASQSMVSYPIMTQSINHALTH; translated from the exons ATGTCAGACACGTCCGAGGACACGATCCAAGGCGATAGACAGTCCGAAAAGGATGAAAGCGTGTGCCGCGACTTCATACGCGGTATATGCGATAGAAAGTTCTGCAAGTTCAAGCACGAGCACGAATCTAAAATGTTGAACTTTTGCCACGACTTCCAGAACAGCGTCTGTCCTCGACCTCACTGCAA gTTTATACATTGTTCCCCAGAAGAGGTGGAGGACTACAAAAGGACGGGCGAGATGTCCAATCAAATTTTGGCGGAGGCGACGAGGAAGAACCAGCTTCCTGGCACTCCACCGATTTGCAATCAATTCAAGAAAGGGTTGTGTCGAAGGAACTTCTGCAAGTTCAGGCACTTGACGAAGGAACAGGAGGAGGCTGAAATCATGGAGCTGATCCAATCTAACGTACAAAGACGCTCTCAGATGGTCTGCAACAATAATGTTAACGAGCCCCAGCTGGCCATCGTCAACAACACTAATG GTTTAAATAGAAGAAATGGTGTTAATTTCGAGGAGTACCAGGACGTGGGGTTGCCCATGGCCAAAAGAAGGTTCCTGTCACCTCAAGACGACCTCGAAATCAATCCTATGGACCAAAACAGCGTCCGTTCCCTCGGTTTTAAGGGCTACTTTACCGGTAATCCTCCGCCACCGATGATCAGCCGGGCTGACGCCCGGACTATCATGCTCGAAGAAGAGAACAGTCTGTTGCATAAAGAAATTGCACAGCTCAAACGTCAGGTGTCGGATCTGACTGCCACCAACGAGTTCCTGCTCGACCAGAATGCCGCACTGCGGGTTTCGGGAAAGCGCAACGGCAGCGTTAATGTGCCCGCGGCGGTCACCATCACCAACTCGAATGCAGCCCCGCAGCAGCAACAAGTGATTAGGACGGTGACGGCAAGTGTGGGCTCTGTTCCCGTTTCTTTGGCCACAGTGTCGACTTGTAATCCGGTCTCCGGCAACACTGTGTCCATTGCCGCTTGTCCCGCCGTCAGTATTGCTTCGCCTGCTCAACTGCTGGCTTCTAGTCAACAAATTCTCG TTACCACGAATCCTCCGTCGCAACTGGCAATAGCCAACAGTTCCCAGGCCCAGCAACTGGCTATCGCCCAGCAGAACCTCGCCAACAACCTGGCCCAACAAGCTCAACCGCAATTGACCTCACAGGCGCAGCAGCTGGCCCTGGCCACGACGACCCAACAGCTGACCTCGCAGGCGCAACACATCGCCAATCAGCAACTGGCGCTGGCCACCACGCCGCAGACGCAGCAAATCGCCCTGGGCAACAACCCGCAGCAGCTCAATCCGCAGCTGACGTCGCAGGCGCAGCAGCTGGCGCTGGCCAACTCCACGCAGCAACTCACGTCTCAGGCGCAGCAACTGGCTTCGTTGGCGAACACGCAGCAGTTGACGTCGCAGGCGCAGCAGCTGGCGATGGGCAACACGCCGCAAGCGTTGGCGGTGGCGAACGTGTCGCAGCAACTTGCCCTGGCTGGTACCAATCAGCAGTTGTTGGCCCAGCAAAATCTGGCTGCGGCGGCCGCCTCTAATCAGCAGATTGAGTTGCACCGGACCAGTCAGATGAATGCCATTAATACCTCACAGACTATAGCGATGTCTAACGCGTCGCAGTCCATGGTGTCGTATCCGATAATGACTCAGAGTATCAATCATGCTCTCACACACTGA
- the LOC109599230 gene encoding origin recognition complex subunit 2: MDSPSVKRSTRQKKLSLKAQESEYLTRLSRSGYVANIESDEDPNFIFSDDNDVEMCEVEKPKLLHDDEHVHGEDIFKFQTRKQRFSLANKVAEAKTPQVDRMKMRKLMAEKIREEESGSEYECSSSDDSESEGEDSSNSGSESEEDEEETVKPRAKIQVTNIKPEVHTRKGKATTNNYTIQTDDYFANTGKSKTSNNTLDKLETPRLPQYELQKILANMKLSKDHQKAINNLTTKNNSQFEKWLYILNENYSILLFGLGSKINILKTFHSKYLKDLPVIVVNGFFPTLSIKNVLDAIIDDMLELKENPGNVYEACDLIKEEFEKMPETHLYIIVHNIEGDMICNGKSQNVLARLAAVRNIHLIASIDHINAPLIWDHSKLSKFNYIWWDVTSFLPYLEETSFERSMMVQKTGSLALSSLRNVFMSLTTNSKSIYLIIAKHQLANVKNQMYQGIAFKDLYMSCRESFIVSSDLALRAQLTEFVDHKMVKLKRSYDGSEYLMVPLANALLQKFVDEQQ; encoded by the exons atggaTTCGCCGTCAGTGAAACGAAGCACTCGCCAAaagaaattaagtttaaaagctCAGGAGTCCGAATACTTAACAAGATTAAGTCGTTCCGGTTATGTAGCAAACATAGAGAGTGATGAAGATCCCAATTTCATCTTCAGCGATGACAACGATGTGGAAATGTGTGAGGTTGAAAAGCCGAAGCTCCTTCACGACGATGAACATGTACACGGTGAGGAcatctttaaatttcaaacgagAAAACAGAGGTTCAGCCTGGCAAATAAAGTGGCAGAGGCGAAGACTCCTCAAGTTGATAGGATGAAAATGAGGAAGCTTATGGCTGAGAAAATACGGGAGGAAGAGTCCGGGAGTGAATATGAGTGCTCATCTAGTGATGATTCTGAATCAGAAGGAGAAGACAGTTCAAATTCTGGCAGTGAATCAGAGGAGGACGAGGAAGAGACTGTTAAACCAAGGGCCAAGATACAAGTTACCAATATTAAGCCAGAAGTCCACACTAGGAAAGGCAAAG caACGACCAATAACTACACCATCCAAACTGATGATTACTTTGCAAACACtggcaaaagtaaaacatccAACAACACACTAGACAAATTAGAGACTCCAAGACTTCCTCAATATGAGCTGCAAAAAATCCTTGCCAATATGAAATTATCAAAAGACCATCAAAAggctattaataatttaacaaccaAAAATAATTCCCAGTTTGAAAAATGGTTATATATACTTAATGAAAACtacagtattttattatttgggttagggtcaaaaattaatattttaaaaacattccaCTCAAAGTACCTGAAAGATTTGCCTGTAATTGTTGTAAATGGATTTTTTCCTACattgtcaataaaaaatgtgctaGATGCAATAATTGATGACATGTTAGAATTAAAGGAAAATCCAGGAAATGTGTATGAAGCCTGTGATCTGATAAAAGAAGAGTTTGAAAAAATGCCAGAAACTCATTTGTACATAATAGTTCACAACATTGAAGGTGATATGATTTGCAATGGCAAATCACAAAATGTTTTAGCACGATTAGCGGCAGTCCGCAACATTCACCTGATAGCTTCAATAGATCATATTAATGCACCTTTAATTTGGGACCACTCAAAACTCAGTAAATTTAACTACATCTGGTGGGATGTTACATCATTTTTACCTTACTTGGAGGAGACTTCATTTGAAAGATCAATGATGGTCCAAAAGACTGGCTCTTTGGCTCTGTCATCATTGAGGAATGTGTTCATGTCTCTCACAACAAATTCAAAGAGTATATACTTAATAATAGCCAAACATCAACTCGCCAACGTCAAAAACCAGATGTATCAAGGAATTGCTTTCAAAGATTTGTACATGTCTTGCAGGGAATCATTTATTGTAAGTTCAGATCTGGCTTTAAGAGCTCAACTTACTGAATTCGTCGATCACaaaatggtaaaattaaaacgcTCTTATGATGgttctgaatatttaatggtTCCACTAGCTAATGCTTTATTACAGAAGTTTGTAGATGAacagcaataa
- the LOC109599231 gene encoding transcription initiation factor TFIID subunit 10, translating into MNQNDKIMDDSSSITLGQPLSDFLLQLEDYNPTIPDAVTAYFLRTSGFEPKDPRLLRLISIAAQKFISDIANDALQHCKMRSSNSSSSHGSSKNSKGSKDRRYCLTMEDLTPALAEFGISIKKPQYYV; encoded by the exons ATGAACCAAAACGACAAAATTATGGACGATAGTTCGAGTATAACATTGGGGCAACCACTCAGCGATTTCCTACTACAGCTTGAGGACTACAATCCAACG ATACCAGATGCAGTTACGGCGTATTTTCTGCGTACATCTGGGTTTGAGCCAAAAGATCCGAGACTTTTACGTTTGATATCCATTGCAGcccaaaaatttatatcagaCATTGCCAATGATGCATTACAACATTGTAAAATGAGGTCCAGCAATTCATCAAGCAGTCATGGAAGCTCAAAG AAttccaaaggatctaaagacaGAAGATATTGCTTGACTATGGAGGACTTGACACCAGCTTTGGCTGAATTTGGCATTAGCATCAAAAAGCCccaatattatgtttaa